The DNA sequence TTAGGGAAGCATCAAAAGCAAACTTTTGAGCTTCTCACCTTCCTTCTGCCAATGACCTGAGTGGAATTGGGCAGATCCTCACAGatactctctccctttctctggcATAGTGAGATCACTGCCTTGACTGGACACCCTGGCTCCCAGGACAACGCCTCCCTCTCTGAGTCAAAGGTCACTCCTGACCACAGCTCCTCTGTGCCTGAGGGAGAAATCACCTTGgtcaccatttttattttatgtaccattacattacatttacatttacattaatggcttttggcagacgctcttatccagagcaacgtacagttgattagactaagcaggagacaatcctcccctggagcaatgcagggttaagggccttgctcaggggcccaacggctatgcggattttattgtggctacaccggggatcgaaccaccgagcttgcgggtcccagtcatgtactttaaccactaccaTACCATGCTGCAGTAACAGTTTTCTCAGTTACTCTGCTGTATCTGCATGCTTATCAAATGCTGTACTTttactgtgctgtactgtatttaTAGAGTATATTTATCCAACAATGCACTACATCTACATTGTTAACAATGGTTATGgtccatttttccatttttgtatttatgtatttattgtggTGTGTTAATTCATAATCTACAGATTTGTCTGCGAGAGACTGATGGTCTAAATATAAATGTTGTGTGCTCTTAGTTCAGTCTTTGaggtaaatacaaaatataggGGGCAGCatatagccttgtggctaaggtgcttgactgggacctggaaggttgttggttcaagccccagtgtactgtagctacaataagatcagtacagtagtagtagtagtagtagtagtagtagcagtaactCACGGTCTTTGAACGGGCAGACCTGAACTCTAGGAGCATCGACCACGGATGACCAACCCTATAAAACAGCGTCATTAGAACAGTCATGTTTCATTCATCATGACTTTATCAgacattatacattatttatCAGTAACTAAGTTGAGCGATAGTCTCACCTCAATGCACAGAcaaggcagaggagaggagaaatgaAGTGTGGCATTCTTGTAGGGGTCCTCCCTTTTCAGCTGCGGAaacaaaaaccacacaaacacacatacacaatattttATAACCACTCTCTGGGCGTCATCGGGATATCCTCAGATTTGATTACACTGATGTAATTTCCTGCCAAGTCTACAATGATATGCAAACAGTGACAGGCAATTCTCAGTCACTGTATCGCAGATTATCACAATAATTTCATTGTGACACATTCATCTTGTGATATAATAGAAGTGTGCGTCATGGGACATGAAACAGGAAGCAGTCTTAGTCATAAGCTGACAAAAGGCCTGACCTCATTTTCGTGCGCAATGATTTGGATGATTGCAAATGGATTGAGTTCAGTTTGCTTTTAAATCATTGTAGAGTCCCGTGTGTATGTTCTACGTAGGTGTCCTTTAACATTTCTTTGGGAATTGCcttgaaaactgaaataatccataaataaaccatgttggagtccatttcttttcttttctttcttttttttaaaattcccgccaattttatttttaataagacaaaaacaaacataaatacattggtaattttgagagagagagagagagagagagagagagagagagtggaggaagaaaacagtatgaagcctttgaggggagggtaaaacaaaacagacagagttactaaaaataacaataaatgaaaaaaagaataataataaaaagaataataaagtgtGGAAAGACTTGTGTACACAAATGGACAcgcagaccaatgggcagatagacaggaggacgaacagacaaacagacaggtggacaagtgGGTGGACAGGCCGGATTGTTGATTGGAGCCTGGGAATTGCCATTAAACGGATAGATCCCATTGGCATTTGGATCATGGCCATGATCTccaataaaccacaggtaaatAGAATGTTTGGATTTTTATATCATTGCAAGTTCaaccattttaaatgttgtaACATTATCTGCTCCAGCCTACACAAACGTGgagtgacatggctcaggcagtaagaacagtcgcctggcagtcggaaggttgctggttcgatcccccgcccgggctgtgtcgaagtgtccctgagcaagacccctaacccccaaatgctcctgacaagccttgcatggcagccaattgccgtcgttgtgtgagtgtgtgtatgaatggatgaatgagaagcatcaattgtacagcgctttggataaaggcgctatataaatgccaaccatttaccaaacaGTCAAATCaaagtagaaaatgaaaaaatttaaCAAATAATTTGCCTTCTTTGGATTAATGTTTGATGGTGTGATATTTTAGCAACTGCACCTTGGCTGGCTATATCCAAATTAACACATTTCAACAAAGTAAGCTGAAACAGTTCTGGGGCAAGTTGAAACAGCATCCAAAATGCCAAAAAACGGACTGGAGAAAGATTTGTTTGAATACAAATCAAAAGCTCATTAATCCAACATTTCTTACAgttaacatttttcatctgaaaatTGTCTTTAGAAATTGTatataatggtgtgtgtacaaACCACATATGACACCATTGATATGAAATTGATGTCTCGGAAGAAATTGATAAGAGCGAATGGTAAATCGGACTGAATAAATGCATGGTCTACATGGAatatacaacattacattaaaagttattgtggTTCACGCATTTATAACAGGCGGGGGCATGTTAACACAGCCTAACCAATGTATGCAATTACTGgaataaataagcaaactctGAACTGCACTGGTGTTAATGTGTGAAACTGTCTGATACTTCCTAATGTGAATGAGTGAAATGTGGCTTACCACCCGTGAGAATGAGTAAACCACTCTGAAGCTCACCAGTATAAACTCCTTGTGTAAAAGAGTGAAAAGCCATGGTTATGAATAAAACTGTCTGTGTCACCACTGGAAATGAGTCAAATAGCCGGTGTCTCGCCAGTTGAAATGGAGAAAAGAGTGTCTCACCAGTGTGTAGGCCTCAGTCCCACTGCAGATGTCCCATCGACGGCACAGTCTCAGGTGATAACTTCTGTCCTCGAGGATGTCGGAGACTCCCACAGATATCTCCTGCTTGTCCATGTCCACAGCATATGCTATCTTCCCAGCTGTCCAGAGAGGTAGAACACAACACTTAAACTGATAGTTCACTTTGTGGAGTGGACTTTtcattttattggtttttttattGTCTCTTAATTACTATGTATTTACTAGGTAAATATATGAAAAGAGTAGCACATAATTGAGTAATTACcgctggtaaaaaaaaactgataaatAGTAAGtgactaaaactgaaatacttACCTATCGATTCAAGTGACTATCTTGTAGTTATCAAATGATTATGGTTTGGTTACAGCCTGAGTGTAATTGTATAAAGTATTTACTTTCTAATAGAGCCGTTTCCAAGAAAGTATTATCTAAAGTATTATGTATATGTGAATACATTGTGATTAAATGCTGTATACAAATGTCTGTGTGCAATCTCAGCCTCTGGCATCACTGCACAAGCTGCTTACTTGAGGTTTATTTCAACTGTAACAGGGGAGGCTTACTGATGCATGATGGGACATGGCTCCTTAAGTCTGCATTGTCACAGCCtggaatgagacagagagactctcGTGACAATGACCCAGAGTTTCAGTGTAGTGTAACAGTGAATAGTAACACCCTCATCAGTGTTTTCGTATCAGATGAGACCTCTACCGAACATGCAGGCGGatagtgttcttttttttactacagtataaattatttttccactttTGTCAACTATAAAGCCATGGACATGATCAAGGAGGATCTGCAAAGGTGTTTTCTGATGCCTGGCAAAGCCAGCTGCCATCAGTCATAATATGATCCACCAGAGAAACAACATTAGCACCAGTCTAGCACAAGCCTATGCACAGgtaacatataacatataaatgtacacagatacacacacacacaagtaagcacaagcacacataaacataaaccctggtgaaaaatccagctattaccagcttgaaataccagctaccagctgtttcaaaacctagcttgagctgtttttccagcagggaAGGCAGACAAACATACCATGTATACACACGAGCAGGCACAAAGTCTTCACCTTGAACACGGTACACTTGAACCCGGCTCATATCACAGTATTCAGGGAAAGTCTTCAGCATTACATTGACATTCTGGCTGGGGCTCACTTCAAAGCAATCATCCTGCACCTCCACCTACAGACAACAAACCACAAGGATACAGTTACAAGTAACAAGTGGATTTTACGTTGATTTAAGATATTTGAGTATGCATATGAGTATAGAGGCAGCACAGATGTGCTCGGCCGGTACCAGCTGTCCTGCCAGCCTTGCTCTGTCCGTTTTGGGGAAGGTCACgaccctgcagtgctccagcaTCCCAGCGGAGTCTGTGCACACGGAAACGCCGCGCAGGAGTTCTGGGAAACATAAGTCAGCCAAGGTTACAACACATTCTGGTGAATTTTGTGGAAGTACACCGAGGGTAGCAGTAGACAGGATGTGGGTGAGGATAACACACTGATAATGCTGTGTAGATCAAAAGCCGGAGATTATATCAGGTCTTGAGGGCTTTCCGtgctacagctacagctacagctacaaaGGGAATAATGAGATACTCATGCAGTAAGGAATACTGGAGAATTACCTGGATGAAGAACAATGATAAAACAACAGCCAAACTTCCCCTTTTGGATAGCTGCTTAATAAAATGATGACAGTTAAATTACTGATTGGACTGATTCCCCCTTTAATGAGATACACCTGCTTTGGAATAACAAAGCCACCAGCCCTCATACATAACTGTATCGCAGCACATGAGATGCTGTGGAtagatttacattttactttgtttAGTACAGGCTACATGCATATACCCCTTCCCAATTTGAATAATTGGGGAAAgcataaaatacataataatcCTGTAGTATATCCTATTTTCTGCAGATGtatcactgaaataaatatggTACTGAACTGTACTGCAGACATTTCGCCTCAGAATAACATCACTTCATTCTTAGAAGGAGGCTCTTGCAATTTGACCTGATGTTGTGGGATATTACATTCAGAATAAATGCAGAAGCaaggcaaacaaaataaaatagtattttgtttttgtatttatttatgtatttatttatttatatacttatCTTTTGCAGCGATGATGATAGTCAATCAGCTGAAGGGAGTTTTGTGTACCCTGACATTAACATGTAGAGAGTGTATTGGGAATTTGACTCCTACTCTTTCATAAATCACCATCTTAAATGACCACAGAAAGTCAGGGTCTCAGATTGACTTCTCATCACGAACACCAAATAGGTGTCCGAATGCTACTATAAAGTCATATTTGCACATTCAGAGCCAGGAACAAGGACAGATGCAGTAGATACACACCATTGATTTGTACAGTGGCCGTAACTTTGAGATGCAGAGAGCACTTCTGCTTCTGTTCACACTTCATCACCGTGGAGACGTTCAGGTGGTGAAAAACACTGCTGTTGATGAGCACTGGTGCTGTCTTACAAGGAGCCAAGAAGATTGGGACTGGGGGGGAAATGACAAATGAATGTTCACCAGTTGGACAGATTTATACATGAGATGGAGAGGGTGGGGTGATGGGGGGTTTGTCTTGCAGGACAGAATAGGATATACAGTAGAGTATAGGGTAGGACAGTGTAAGATATTGATATCTTAGGATCAGGCTGTGCTATGTTGTGTTATATTTCTCATGTTATGTCATGGAAAAGTCTTGAAATTAAAACTATTCTTCTAACAGTGATTCCCTTTATTTCATCTTATTGCCATCAAAATCACACTCCAGGCACCTGAAAATGACGGTGTTATTTGGTATGCATATGGTTAACCCTGGTCTGTGTATGTAGGAACCTAcagcatgtgtatgtgattaCTGCACAGCATTAATTGGTAGAAATTCAATGGCTGCTGACTGCTTTGTGATTTGTCTGGACAACCCATTTTTCAAGCAAGGGAATGTCTTGGTGGTTAAACCAGAATGACCTTCCACTCTACACCCTTTGTGCCATTATCATATGGGGCTGTAGTCACTCATATTTATTcagacaaaaatatgtttgaatTCAGGTCCCTTCAATACAGTGGATGCTTGTAGCTTCCTAATCTGTTTCTCAGATTAGTAATATAGAAAATGAGTAGTGCTGCCAGTACAGATTCCTGTTAGCAATGTCAGTCCAGGGTACAGCTGAGTCACAAGCTGGCAAAACTCTATCGCCCAGGTCGCGAATGAGTCAGTGAAAATGAACACTATTGAGAAAATGTCCAAAGCATCATTCTGCTACAGCCTGCCATTCATTCAAGCTTTTTTCTTTACTCTGTTCTATCCAGTTGAAAGTCTCTGTGAGGGTTATTGTCACTTCACCAGTGGATAAGCTACCACACATTATTCaaaactgaacactgaacactgaacaaacCTTGTTGAAACTTGAGTTCTTGCTGATAGAGGTATTTAGGAAACTATCTAGAATGTTCTTGAATGGGAGAAGTGTGTCAACAGTcgcacacaaacaaaaggaATATCTACTCACAGTGCTGTTTTGCTTTGCAGTGCAGCCCCTGTTCCAGATAAGTGGGGAAAAAGTAACATTAGCAGGTGACCAGGTGTGTTCTTGAACCAAACCAAAGTCACAAAAGACAACAAAATTAACTGGAGGTGTGCTGATAAAGGAGTTGTGAAAGTAATGGAGGAAGTCTCTGTGAAGTGTAGGGAGAATAACAGGGGTTTCCCAGACGCTGATAACAAGAACTTCCTGGTTACAGCCTGAATTAATGGTACAGCAACATATCCTTATTTGTCCTACTGCTTAACACATAaactgcttctctctctctctctctctctctctctctctctctctctctctctctctctctctctctctctctctctcctctctctctctctctctctctctcacacactctcacagggaCACACATACTGCCTCCACAGTACACCAGCAAGCAATGCAGCCTTTGGCTTCATTCCACATAGTGAAAATATACAccaacactgaaaaaaatgagGATTCCCCCTGATGGCTCAACATGATTCAAAGGTTCATATTCAGTTTTTTACTTAAATTTCTTACCAGAACTAGCAggaagacattttaaaataatagtaataatagtaagtAATAAAAGCCACAAAGCTGATCTGATAACGGGtggtactttttaaaataataaaacggtAATAATGAAGTTTGCTATGGATGGATAGCGAGGGAGTGATGCATCCTTTTTGACCTACAATAaccattacaaataaatatttttttatagcaTAGTCTAAtattttcattgattttttatttttattgagttATGCATAactcaaaaaatgtattgtttgctGTTGGCTATTATCCTTGTGTTAATGGTGTACtgtttgttttcaataaaataatgaaaattaaaataaaatgtaacaccATACCTGAGAGCAATGTGTACCACACATGGTGGTGGTCTGGATCCAGTCCCCCTGGGCCAGAACGCCCCAGCCTATGAGAACCAGTAGCAGAGCACACTGCATCCTGACTCCACAGTTGTGCTGTGATCCCGTCCCTGGCTCCGGTTCTTTTCAATGTGATGTAATTCCTTTTGGTCTGGCCTGAGGTTCCCTTTCTTATTTGTGGTTTGCAGCCAGTGAGCTGCAGAGCTATTGAGAGGTAGGGACCTGTCTTTTAAGAAGGAGCATAGACACCGCCCCCTTGtactgcctcttcctctctgagcGGTTACTGTCAAAGAAGCTTAGCAAAATTAACTTTACTTCATTTCATCTGTGCTATTTATTCCAATATTTTGATCATTGTTCATGGATAACTTTTTGGGAGCTTGTCATATGGCCTATTTGGAAACAAATAGAATTGTTGTACAGTTTTTACACATCCCTGAGAGTAACCCTTTTCAAAGATACATTTGACTGGCAGGACTAAACAGGACAGGTTCAGTATGGTCTGTAtgcatatacagtgctgtgatttCCATCTTCCTTGAGCAGTTCACTGAACAGAAACATTTAAATAGACCCTTATATAGTTGTACATTGATAACTGATAAAATTATATTGCATACAGCAGGCTACATTCAGACTTACAAAGTAAATAGACTTTTTACAGACTATAACAAACCTCCAACAAACACCTTTTAAGTTCTATGCTTCACAGGCAGCATGATACAAGTTAGTGAGAATAGGCCATTAGTGGTTCATGTTTACTGAGAAGAGGGAATGACAGAGAACTTTTTGTGTTAGAAGAACAGTAAATATCATTTTAAGCAGGTTTCCTCTTCTTTGATCCTGTTTTGAATGCCACCCTGCCAGGTGACCAAAGGCTTTTTGCAATGTACTGCCATAAAAAGAAGACAAATAAACCAAATTGAAAACCGGCAACGTTCCACATGAAAGGTGCAGGTGTTTTAAACACAGATAAGGCATATAAGGAAATACTGTCTAGTCATGCACCCATGCAATATTTCCCAATAGACCAAAAAGCAACTTTAAATAGCAGTATGCTGttgcttaaaaaaagaaaacaaattaaaggaaTTTTCTTAAATGTGTGTGGCCTGACATGGTTGTCTGCAAAAAACAAGATTAAGATCATTTTCAAGAACCAGAAAAACTTTTCAGATTGCATTTGTATTATTAGTAAATAATGAAGAAGGACCAAAGACAGTAACATTGATGTAAACTCCAATGATACTTTCACCTTAAATAACTACAAGCATATGATTTGCTCCTTCCAAAACAATGGCAGTAGGGAATATCATTATATTGTAAATACACTGCATACTCTCTAGGGCATAATATATGCATTCAGGGGTGTATATAGTATTCCTGCCCCCCTGAAAAAATATTGCTCTCAACCCCCCCTTCCTGAGATAAGAATGTTTGCGGGCCATCTCCATGTGTTCACCCCCTCAAAGTTGTGGTCCCTTAGAATCGccaccaccctaaccctaatcctaaccctaccactatccctaaccctacccctaatcCTAACCTTACAAGATTTCAGTGAGTAGAAACTACCAATACAAAGAATTGCCTTTTTTTACTTGAAATTTTGGGGGAATTTGAGACAGAATTCTTGTGTACCACCGTGGTTTCCAACTCaacaaaaaattacattaagaTACTTTGTCAGCTATTGTTTCCCCAAATGTTCAATTTTAAAGATGAAAGTTGTCACACATTCCAGTAACTgaccacagcaaaaaaaaaaaaaaaaaaaaaaaaaacagaatgtcaAAATTGAAAATTTCGCAATAAGACCATTGAACTGTAAAAATACCTCAATAAACTTCAGAAAAAGCATCCTTCTTCATGACAAGAAATGTGAGAGGAAATGTTAACAATGTTTCAACAAAGGACAGGTATAAGATAAACTGCTTACTGTAACTGAGTATTTCTTTTCACACAGGCATTGGAAATATGTAATCTTTTTGTCTCTAATCTTTGAGGTTAAAGAACATCGGAGAAACATCTCACTGACCCAACAGGCAGCACTCTTAAGCATACTGAACATGAGGCTTGTCTCATCAGCATCAAGTTATTGTTGTAATTTCTCATTCAAATGTAATGCTTACAAAATCCATGCATATTTATGAACttacaatcaatcaatctagaAATAAATATTACCTTGCCGGTTCGaacccaccctgggtgtgtcaaagtgtccctgagcatgacacctaacccccaaatgttcctgatgaACAGGTTGGTGTGTTACAtagcagccaattgccattggtgtctaagtgtgtgtatgaatggatgaatgagaagcattaattgtacagcgctttgaaggtgctatataaatgccaaccatgtatcattcacacacaccttgCCAATATTGCTGTCTTATCTTGGGCCCTATCAATATTGTTGTTCATTGAAAAATACTACTACAATGTAAGGCTGTTTCCTAAAATATCTTTGCCAGCGTGCGTGTAATGACGCATTAAACTCTCACTGTGAAATATACGCTCCGTCTGTCGTGGGAAATTCCTGCCCTGCAGGTGTGCATGTTTCTAAATGAGCAAATTGGCTGTATCGTTCACTCGTATTTAGAACgaagtaaaacatttcatttacgGACCACAGTAACATTTATGCGCCCATGAAGAAAgttagctaaaatgtcagatggtgtaaatgttagagctaattaagtaattagtATGAAAACCAGAAATGGAAACGACCTCCCTTGCTCAGTGCTGCTCTACACTCTTGTACAGTCTCAGTTCCCCAAAAAGAGGACCGTGAACGTGCGTTACATTTATTACGTGGTGAAAGGGTGGAAATTTTCTTCAATGCATATTGCCCCACCTGCTGGAAATACTGGtacattacacactcatacagacacaaatgAAGACTTTGTACGTGACATAGTTCAAagtatttttcataaaaatagcTTCCAGAATGTGATCTTGaccacattgttttttttaaaaaaaagtgttccaGAAACATTGTGCTGACaagatttgaaataaataaaaaatacaaaaaacattgatTCCCATTCACTTCGAATATTCTTCCTCATCATAATATTTTCGCTCGAGGACAGATAATCCTCCTTGTTGACATACGGGGCCTTTTTCCTCACATTTTTGTTCAGAGTTCAGAGCGTGGTTCGGTGATGCTGATTGGTTGCTGCAGGCAGAAAGTAGAATGTGCTCCAATAGTGAACAGTCTTCTATTATTTTCTAAGATTATATAAGATTTCCACCTcccaatttatttttacattttctttgtgaGAGATGGCAGGGGAGTCAGGTACCCAGGCCTTGAGTCTGcctgtgacagagagaaagaatggaGCTCATTGTTCCGTCTAGGCCTTCTGGAGAATTATGTAAACTGACTGAAGAACAAATTCACTTTCACAGGATATAGAGAATTTGATCAAGTCCCACTTAGCCCTGAAGATAGATTATATAGATACATAGACTctgccctttttattttttaataaatcaaagcaaaatgcagtacaGTCATTTTAGTAAGACTCACATGACTCTGGTTTATGCAATGAAACTGTATGAAACCATTTTCTAAATCCTCATCTGATCTTGCCTGATATGCAGGCTATGATTCTTGCTGCTAAATGAATGCCCAACATTTGTGTTGTCTCAGTATTCTGGGGGTAGTCTAGCTgtaatgaataaacaaacaaactcaaATCAAAGTTATTGTCTCTAGAATCTATATCCCTGTTAATACTTCATGTTAATTTATTAGCTGGTTCTCCATTATGTGATAAGAGTCATGGCTTAAGGTATGATAAGAGTCATACCTTAAGAAGATAAACAAAATTTAGGGGGTAGAGTCAGAGTCAGGTGAATAGCTGAAAATAAGGATATAATCATATTTAATAGCCAACACCATGGCATTGAATAATGGTAATGTAGTCAGCTAATAAACAACTCTGTGTAGGCACAGCAATAATGAAGTACTATAGCTTCCTATGACAATTTGTAACCCATCTATTTGATGAAGTGCATTTGGTAATAAATCCATTGCCCagtttgtaatgtttctgtatttgttctgtatgttttcatgtttattcttgtttatcattcatttctcatagtacctggtttatgttttcccattacagttctctattgtcctcccctgttatgtctacatctgaatgtttatcagtctagtcactcccctgtctgcgtgccccactattcgggtggttacggtagttttcggggttcaacattttttcaaaactcgcgattcttacttcctgctttttcttgatagttaaatgttgtaaagcacgattcttaatacctactactaatctagcttttgtacagtactaatccgattaatacacttactgtctgtctaactaactaactaacaatcacttttattgggtagtttagaaatattcacgtaactaactcactaacgctatctcttagtatttctgcactgttctataactccgcctccctatgctatccctgattactcgtttagtttcagggaaagtgttcgcacctgtctctaactatcactacgtcttctaactatgcaaatgtctactccctaatccggagccgtatgttttacatgttttgttttgtgcatccagtccgcgttttcgtctccctcccgttattgtgttattaccctattgtgtttccccacctgttgtccatttgtttagcccaccttttcctctgccccgcctagattgtcaccttccctcttgtatttaaacctcagtctcagtatgcttcgttgtcagaacgttgatcttgataagtgccgattgattgtaagccttgttatagagattcttgaaagacacccctttgcctttgcctttgcctttgcctttgcctttgcctttgcctttgcctttgccctgtgattttctggattttgacctctcgcttgttttttcgaccattcttttgtttttggtgtgtactggatctcttggcttgtgactactggacattaaaactactcttttggattatcctgtggtctgcgtctgggttccctgcaccgtacataacacagTTAATGTGAATATAAATTAATGCTAAATTtaattatgcattttaattgttaaattgtATGGACTACTTGATATTTATGTCCTTGAAAATATAATGAATATTTATTCTGAACAATTTCTTCTTATagttgtacctttaaattaaaGCTGCCATTGAATAAATTCTACGGAGATAGTATGCTATTGTAATGATCCCCATTGTTttaaccagcagttctctgctCCTTTGCCTACACTGATATAATATGTGTGCAATATGAATGGTTGTTCAAAGCACTGTCTGTGGTTACAGAGAAAGGAGTGATCTCCTAATTAGATTTACTCTCTGCTTTTGGTCCTTGGTGGTCTCCTATGCTTTACATAGTATAAAATCGATTTGGACTAAATTCTGGAATTCATATAACAATCTCAGATGCTAAATGTTCTTTTCATATCTGCTTTCAGTGTCCTTCCTTCTCTATTCCTGCCTTCCACTGCCACCTTCTGCCCCTTCACTCTCATCACACAACCTCCAATCGCCCAGGCATAATGAACTACAGATCCCATGTTCCCCATCACCTGTACTGTTAGGAGATGACTCAGGGTCTTTAAATCCACAGGCATAACAGGTATATTGATAGGTGTCACAGCTGTAAATAGGTATTTGCTGTAGGATGGAAATTGCCCTCTTTCATACTTCATACAGTTTGGACATATTGACAGATGCATGATACCTGGGAGGACATACAGTTTCTCATATCCCTTTCAATCAAGGAACCTCATTGGTTAAGATTGGAGATGTGCTAATATGACAGCAACTATGCTCCTATATTATATTCCCTTATTATTTTAGATTCAGTTTATATTATAGTATTTCTAGATTAATTTTATATTAGCTGATTGATATTGAACCATCAATGAAGTGTCATTCAACTGAGCTCATTCGACTAG is a window from the Conger conger chromosome 8, fConCon1.1, whole genome shotgun sequence genome containing:
- the il17rel gene encoding putative interleukin-17 receptor E-like isoform X2, whose amino-acid sequence is MQCALLLVLIGWGVLAQGDWIQTTTMCGTHCSQGLHCKAKQHFPIFLAPCKTAPVLINSSVFHHLNVSTVMKCEQKQKCSLHLKVTATVQINELLRGVSVCTDSAGMLEHCRVVTFPKTDRARLAGQLVEVQDDCFEVSPSQNVNVMLKTFPEYCDMSRVQVYRVQGCDNADLRSHVPSCITGKIAYAVDMDKQEISVGVSDILEDRSYHLRLCRRWDICSGTEAYTLLKREDPYKNATLHFSSPLPCLCIEGWSSVVDAPRVQVCPFKDRTEELWSGVTFDSEREALSWEPGCPVKAVISLCQRKGESICEDLPNSTQVIGRRKVTYAKVDPHPTLCMKFTTDARSWIKCPFADGHFPVWDLTITAGQGPPQAALTSRINTELSLQVCQKDQPSECQDVTSVTVKMSPVPVNLTGDVCQSNVCIRVKRADVQFSTHVLQCHFQCTRNGQRLCRADWVFVTAFTYVTLMIVAGLAGNIMLTVYQKRRASRKQTSYHQCEHTAEMQPTEVTLLAADSEDHAQQSSRDLEKLLLGFDASVTFSDSVKDQQALTVRPQQACGGSLVVEKFTS
- the il17rel gene encoding putative interleukin-17 receptor E-like isoform X1, which produces MQCALLLVLIGWGVLAQGDWIQTTTMCGTHCSQGLHCKAKQHFPIFLAPCKTAPVLINSSVFHHLNVSTVMKCEQKQKCSLHLKVTATVQINELLRGVSVCTDSAGMLEHCRVVTFPKTDRARLAGQLVEVQDDCFEVSPSQNVNVMLKTFPEYCDMSRVQVYRVQGCDNADLRSHVPSCITGKIAYAVDMDKQEISVGVSDILEDRSYHLRLCRRWDICSGTEAYTLLKREDPYKNATLHFSSPLPCLCIEGWSSVVDAPRVQVCPFKDRTEELWSGVTFDSEREALSWEPGCPVKAVISLCQRKGESICEDLPNSTQVIGRRKVTYAKVDPHPTLCMKFTTDARSWIKCPFADGHFPVWDLTITAGQGPPQAALTSRINTELSLQVCQKDQPSECQDVTSVTVEKMSPVPVNLTGDVCQSNVCIRVKRADVQFSTHVLQCHFQCTRNGQRLCRADWVFVTAFTYVTLMIVAGLAGNIMLTVYQKRRASRKQTSYHQCEHTAEMQPTEVTLLAADSEDHAQQSSRDLEKLLLGFDASVTFSDSVKDQQALTVRPQQACGGSLVVEKFTS